A segment of the Oxyura jamaicensis isolate SHBP4307 breed ruddy duck chromosome 12, BPBGC_Ojam_1.0, whole genome shotgun sequence genome:
CTACAGCTGTTGACAGCTTCttatgttttctctctcttcaggtGTGGTGTCAGTGAGCTTTGAAGAGGATGAAGATGGAAACTTATGTCTAATAGCATATCCGTTAAATGGGGACCACGATAACTTGGAAAACTTAGATAATTCTGACTGTGAACCCAAAAGTAAGCTGTTGCGATGGACTAACAAAAAGACAATGTTGTTAGAAAATGAGAAGATATCTAAGGAATGGGTACGACAGcacaggaaagaggaaaaaatgaaaaggtaggTTTGCTAGGGAGAACTGGCCTGCAAAGTGTTAAAGCAGAACGTTTTTCCTTGCCACACTGGGATGTGATCTCCAGAACTCCAGAGAATTCTCCAGACCTCtagctttcagtttcttttctcatttcgTTTTTCCAATCTCAGCGCAGTCAGGTTCAGTAGTGAAACTACTTTCTGCTCAGCCTGGTAGCACATTGAGTCCTTCTTGCTGCGATCGGGTGAGAAGGGCTTTCCAGTGTCGGACAATATGTATGACAAACAAACCACATTTCAGCTGGGCTGGAGGATCCTGCTTTGTCCCTGGTAGTGGTCCATTCCCCCCAGTCATTTACAGTCGTGACCACTCTGAGCTGCGACGCGTTGTGCTAAACCACTGTCCTTAGCGAAGGGTAGACCGTCGAGTATCGCTTATTTCTGCAGACGTAACTCAGATAAAGAATGTGCAAGTAGAGTTACTAAATGTTCTGTAACACGGCTCGGCTGTATGCTAATCTGCACTAATGTGGAAGTAGCTTTACAAAGGTTGATACATTACTGGTTTGGAAGTTGTCCAGgtgtacagaaagcaaaacaaaactcaggCTAGCTGTTGGTGAAGGTGAGCAAAACAGATCGAAAAGTTAAACCCGCTGATGAACCTTTCAAGGAGCTTGTTTTGGAATTTGACTTCtaatttgctgcttctgttttctagtCACAAATTGGAAGAAGAATTTGAGTGGCTGAAGAAATCCGAAGTTTTATATTATACTgtagagaagaaaggaaatgtcagTTCACAGTTTAAACACCATAATCCTTGGAGCATGAAATGTCACCAGCAGCAGTTACAACGGatgaaggaaaatgcaaaacatcGGAATCAATATAGTATCCTTTCCTGAAAAGACCTCACGACAATGGAATGAGAAGggctctgctttttatttcttggacGTGACAGCTAAAAAACTCAGCGCAGGCTTAGCTGTAATCCGGAGAGGCTCTGTGAAGCAGTTGTTCACTTGGTGACTTTGAAGGGATTGCCAGCTCCAAAACACGGGGTTTTGCAGCATGTATAAAGTAGCCAGGCTAAGAAATCCAAATAACTTGATTTAGATCTACGTACTGTGCATTAGTGGAAAGGCTTCATAGTATGCTGTGTTTGGGATCTTCCACAAAACCAGTTATTGGTGTAAGCTTTCAGGGGAGAATAGGAGTTCTGTGGCTGCTTTTCATTGGCAAGAACCGTGAACGTTTGTGTTCAGTATTGGTGGTCTTAAAAACAAGCTTCCTCTTTGCCTTTCCAGCAACTTCTCAGTGTTGCTTTAAATATAAGGGAAGGGATGGGGTGATGCAAGGAGTCATCTGCTTCTAGTAGTCTCCTCATAGTGAGACGTTTTGATCAAGTAAAGCTGGATATAAACTGTCAGGGTGggagtaaagaaaaaagtgacaatGTGCAAAACCTGAAGCACgcttctgggctctgcagctgtAGGCAAACATCTCCCCTCTGTGCATTCCTGGGGGGTTATTGCTGTTTGCAGGCTTGTATGCAACCAGTAAATCCTGCAAAGATATGAGTATCTGTATACGTTGGTAAGCAAACTCCCCTGTGTGAGGAGCTCTGGTGAATGAATTACCAGCTCAGGGACTGAAACGGTTCAAAATGGCAGAAAGTACTTGATGGCTGGCATCGTCATCGCTTCACTGTAGGTGATCACTGAATTACCTAGGTACTGGTGTGCAATGGCTCTGAAACAGATATCAAATGTTCTGACGTATTTTTGAACTTTGGAATTTCAGATGTGCAAatgcttcagcattttttcagtGGGGACTGAAGCACGTGCAATCTTCATTTCCCACAAAGGAAGATAAGTGTCCTGCTAAGTAGGCAGTACTTCCTAATTCCAAGTCTGGCTCATCTGCCACATCATGTTGCTGTGTGACCTAGTTATATTTTTCCCACTTAATGTGGAAAATCGCTTGTCTTTTTTTAGAGACCATCGGAGCTGGGAATAGATATCCGCTATGATACCAAGTCTTAGCTGAGTTTTGATAGGTCGCTGTATACTGGCTGTGCTTAGGATGAAGATCGTGACACGAAAATCTGTCTGTGATAAGCTGTATGCTGTTGTGAGGGTTGTTCCTTAACGAGTCAGAATTCATTTTGCTGGAAAACCTGACATCTCGATACGAAGTACCCTGCGTGTTGGACCTTAAAATGGGAACCCGACAGCACGGAGATGATGCATCAGAAGAGAAGAAGGCTAATCAGATTCGTAAATGCCAGCAGAGTACATCAGCTGTTATTGGAGTCCGAGTTTGTGGCATGCAGGTGAGAGGAATTACGGGCAAGGGGACAGGCTTGCACCTGTTTCtcttggtggcttttttttggCTTAGGTAGTAATCCTGTGTGTTGCTGTCCTTGAGATGCTGTGCTTCATTCCCTTCCGTGAGGGCAGTGAAGCTTTTGAGTAGCAGCTGAAGGTGACAGCgtctgcaggagcagcctgtAGCACCTTCTGCATCACAGTGGTTGTGTTCTCTGAGCAAGGAAGCAGATTCCTGCTCCATAACTGAAAAACGTGTAGTAAAATTATTGATGTGATGAACGTCTTAGGATAGCATAAGAAAGAACTGAAGGTCTGTAGGcacatgttttaaataaaatgcagaaacttGCCGAATTATTACCTAGCAATCAGGTCCGTCGTGCACACTTTGCAAAGCCATAGGTCTTCCACTGCTTCAAGTGGACTTGTGAAGTGTTGACAAGAAGTGGATTAATGAGCGTGGTAGAACTATTGGTCAAACAAGATAGTTGCGTGGACTTTCACCTGAGTTGTTTACTTGTTTCTGTATTCCTAGAGTGACAAGTGGGAAacaacttgtttgtttttgaggctTTTCCGAAGCCTCTCTCCTCCCATCCAGTAGATTCCAGGAATGCCAGCAGTGTTTGCTAGGACTTGTTCCACAGCGTGACTCTTGGCATGTTTGGTGTTCAGCTCCCTGTTTCAATTCGGAGAAAAGCAAGAGGCAGAAACAGAATTGTGGGAGCTGCATTTCCGACCACAGTGCTGGGATTTGAGCGGGGCTGGCTTGTCAGTTTGTCTTCCAGTATAGACCTGGTGGAATAACAGAGGCACCTGCAGTCCTTACGGGGTGCAGACGCTTCGGCATTACTGAGCTATGAGATGTGTAGAACACTCCCCTGTAGGAAGGAATCTTCCTGCAGGAACAATTCAGACTTCTCTGAAATACAGAGGGTTATGGGGCACACCTTGTCTTGTAAAGTGGTGGTTGCTGTCACTTAGAGCCCAGCACTCTGGGACTCGTGGTGTGCCTGTGAGCAGAGGCAGGTAACGAGCTGAGTGGCTGTGGTACAAGTCGGAGCTCGACTTTGGAGATCTTGGCCACAGCTTTCCTAATCTCACTTAACCTCCCCATTCTTACATTCCAAGTGGAAAAGCTCAAATCTAAACTGAAGGAATTTTCCACTTCCTCTGTGCCTCCGAGCTCCACAGACACGGCTGGTTGTGTTGTTGCTAACAGTTTCTGTAACTACAAGAGCAGTTTTAAGAGCAGTGCGTTGTCCTGTAAGAGCTCTGCACAGCATGTCTCCCACACCTTGCCCCCCTGTCTTCACGTCAGTGTTGCCAAAAAAATTaactcttcttttctcttgtgtCCTTGAAACATGCAGGTCTACCAGGCAGGCACTGGCCAGCTGATGTTCATGAATAAATACCATGGAAGAAAACTCTCGGTCCAAGGATTTAAAGAAGCACTTTACCAGTTCTTTCATAACGGCAAATACCTGCGCAGGGAACTCTTTGaatctgttattaaaaaacTGACTGAACTCAAGTCTGTCCTGGAGAAACAGGAGTCTTACCGCTTCTATTCGAGCTCCTTGCTGATCATTTATGATgggaaggaaaggcaggaagTCGCTGTTGACTCAGACCCGGAGGACTTGGAGGACCTTTCAGAGGAGTCTTCAGATGAGTCAGCAGGAGCATATGCCTACAAACCCACTGCTAGTACTGTTGATGTTCGCATGATAGACTTTGCCCACACAACCTGCAAGTACTATGGAGAAGATAGCGTGGTACATGAGGGCCAAGACACGGGTTATGTTTTTGGACTTCAGAATTTAATAgatattattaaagaaataagagaCGAAAGTAGCGAATAAACAGTGTGAATGCACATCGGTAGAAAGCACTATTGTGACTCTTTGTATTCCAAAATTATTGGCCACTTTCTGGTGGTAGGAATCTTTACAGGCTCTGCAGGGATGGTCCCATCAGAGTCAGACTTGTTCGGAGGGCATTTACTTATATTGGTGCTGGACCTAGCACTGGCAAAACTTGGtatccttatttattttaactttcttaaACATTCCATATTTGATTACTCAGATACCTCTGTTATCCCTGTGTGTATACGTTCCaataaaatcctttttgttCATTGTAAGCGCTGCTTCTGTCGTTGCTGCTGGCTGAGGAAGAGGCGAAGTTCCGAGATCTTCCTGGGTGCGTAATGAAAGGCAGCGTAAAACCAGCACGGCTCCCCTGGCTCGTTACGCTGCGTGCGGAATAACATCACTCCTGGGCTTCCTCTCAAGAACGATGAGCGAGTCCAGtggagagctgccagcctgGCCGGGGGCCGGAGCACCTGCCTTTGAGGAGAGGCCAAGGAACAGGGCCTCTGTAGGTCAGGGGAGGAAAGACAGCTCCGAGCAACCAAACGCACAAGGGCTGCACggagacctccagaggtctcccggccagaaaaaaaaaagtgacattcaGTGAGaacttgtcttttaaaatagcCAACAAGCTGTTTCCAATTTCAGGACCTTGTAAACTGAATCCCCTGCTGTGTAACCCGTTTCTATATACATTTCCTTAATCTAGGCTGAGCCAAGACATACGTAAGAGACTCCTGCAGGATTAGCTGTtacagcagctcccagggcagggctgcagagcctgAAAGTTACCCTAAGGAGCTTAAAATCTTACTCGGGACAAATAGGTGGGAAGAAGTGTCAGAAGGTGAGAAGACAGCGAATAACGGCAACAAAGATAAGAGCAActccactttttcttttggaaaaggCCTGTTTGTTTATCTAGCCGTTATTTATCCAGCCGTTTTTCGCTGGCTGACTTCTCCCCTTGGGCAGCTTGCAAGTCACCGTGATAGCGCAAATGGGGAGCAGGCTGTGAGGAGGGCGCGGGAGCACAGAACGCTCTTGCTTACTGTGGTTGTCTGGGATAAAGCAGCGAGGGCATGCAGAAACGAAGGCTCTGGGGAGTCGGGGTGGTGCTGGGGTCCTCCCACTGGCCCGTGATCTGCCCACAGCCGTGCCAAGGAGGGGGCACGCAGGAAGGCTGCGGGTACGGGGGCGGGAGGTCACCCTCCTGAGTCCCTGGGTACCCCTCAGTGTCTGCAGGGAGCATGTGATCGGCAGGGCGACGGCCAGGCTGTTGCTATCAGCTTCTCCCGTTCAAAGTCTCTCTGCTGGCTGTCCTGTGCTCTTTTGTACTTTTCTAAGAGGTTTTTTACCTTTACTCTTGCAACATGAGTTGGTGactgcttttcttgtttgttccATAGTACCTGTGCACAAACTGGTGTCAGAATTAAGCTGTTCTTACACTTCTCAGTCACCCTGCGATCCTGTGGCTGCCCTTGAAGGTGGGGGGATTCCACGGGGCAGGTTTGTCCATCACTCCCTTGCCATTTTGTGCTTCGTGAGTTGCCCCTGAGCTGTGAAAATGCctggggaggagctggggcCGTGGGCTCCGGGCACCTGGGGTTGCAAAATGCTTTGGGCAGTGATCAGCGAAACTTCCGCCATCCCTCCGCGCTGTTCCCAGGTGTGAGTCAGTGCCGGGAACCAGGAGGGGGACTGGGCAGCAGGGGGAGGATTGCTCGCAGCAGCGTGACGTTTCCTTTCTGGTTCTGCGGTGCCCTCTGCTAACGAGCTCACGCCGAGCCTCCTGGCAGCCGCTGCAGTCACCCAGCGCCGCTGCGGGATATAAATAAGCCTGCCTGTGCAGATTCATCTGATACACGCTTTGACTTTGTGGTCTGAAATTAGCAGGGATAAAGTCCTCTAATGTACTTGTGTTACGTATGAACTCTGGAGGGAATTCATAAAATCCGATGAGAACAATCGCATTTGCTCTGATGCAAGCTGCCTCCGCAACAAGCCCTCTTTGTTCcgctgctggcaggcagggctctgcccgGGGAGCGGCGTGACGGGGCTCCAGCCTGCCCTGAGCCCCGCGGAGCCCCCAGCACTTGGGGTGTGTGGTGGCAATCATCTGGGTGCGATGGGTGTGTGACAACGGGGGGGACGGACCTCGCTTCTGCTTCCCGCTTCAATCCTTTTGCTTGCCAGAGCAGCCAAAACGTGGTCAGGGAGAGCAGGGACAGCTCTTTTAGATGCTTCAAAAGGAGCAAGATCAAAATGCTGGGAGGTGAATGGCCCTCGCCTGCCCGTCATCTAAGCCCCTTCTCGTGCTGGTGCTTGGCCCGGCCCCTGTCCTCCAGGGTTAACGCGGGGGCGACCCAGACAGCGAGCTCTGAATGGAACATTATCCTGCAAAGTTCAAGAGCGcggctgttttccttccatgcTGCTCTGCACAAATTCCTCCGAGCGGTTCCTTGTGTTTGTAGAAGGGGAATTACATAAAGCCGGGCCTCGGCAGCGGGGCTCCTGCTGGCACCCCTGTGTGCGGGGGCTGTCCTGCCTTCCCCCGGGGCCGTGCACGCCCGGAGCAGACACTTGGCCTGCCTTGCTCCCTTGGGACCAGGGCGGCCGACCTCTGCCCTGGAGCTGTGTATTTGTGCGAGGCTTTTCTTCCAGTACTGCTGTTTTGCTCCTGTTTTTCCACCATCAGCACAGGGCCGATGCTGGCAGGTGGCAGCGGGCTGACCTTGTGCTCTGGAGATGTCCCCTCCCGGCCCGAGGGACGCCCACGTGTCACTGCAGGTACCAGGGAGGAAACCCAAAGCGGAACAGCCCCCTTCCCGTGGCTGTAGGGCACGCAGAGCTGTGGACCGAGCGCTGCCTTGGCCGAGGGTGATGCCGAGCGCACGTCCCTGCTCCCCTGACCCCTTCCTCGTGGCGCCGCCGGCTCCCCGGTGTCTGGTCCCCTCCCCGGCTGCTTCCTGACGCTCGGAGGAGACCCACCTTTTCCTGCCAGCCCTCCTGAGCACCCCGCCTTCCCTCCCCGCTGCTGCCTGATGGCATCTCGAGGGGCCAAGCGAGGTGCAGCGCCTGGTCCAGGAGCTGGGCAcccgcagccccgctgcctccccgcaCGATGCTGCGCCGGGCTCACAGGGACAGCTCATTACACAAATAGGTCACTTTTAGCCCAAAAACTGGGGCAGGAGGCGGCTGCTGGGAATCCCCGCGGGTCGGCTGGATGGAGATGAATCGCATTCCTGTGGCCAGAGCTGCGAACTGAGCCCCACTTTGACAGCGGGGACCTGCCAGCCGCGTGTCCCTGGCACTCGTGGCCCGAGGAGAGCCCGGCAGGtccctgggctgcagaggaggTCCCATGGCACAGGGTGGCCCCATgaggggtgctggggccagcagggccaggctgctTCCCCCGGCTGGGTCCATGCCAGCGGGCAGCACCAGGCAACACGGTGCAAGAGCAAAACATTTCCTGGGCACTGCGATGCCCGCACGAGTGCGCGTCCCCCCGGCCTGCAATGTGCTGAGCACGGCCAGGCGCAGGGCACGTCCTGCTGTGGTGTCTAACGGTGCTGGATTCAGGTTTATGTAACCGGGGTGATAAAACTGGTTTCGAGCCTTTTCCACAAGACCATTAACTGGGAAAAGGAACCGCTGCCTGAAGGCAGAGCGAGGCGTCAGGCTGCGCCCCGGCCAGCAGTGCTGCCGATGGGAACGAGCTGGGGCATCGCGGCTGTGCGTGGCGAGCCCCGAGGACATCCACAAGCACCTACACCCGCAGCTGTAACGCCATCGCAGGGCTGGGATGTCTGCCTGCCCACACGTGTGTCTGTCTGTGGCACAGGGAGCTGAGGGTCCTGTGCTGGTGCGTGCCCCGTGCCGCAGCCCGGAGTCCCCGGGGCAGGGCGGGGAGGACACGGAGCAGCGCGTGTCCCGGGATGGGAGCTGCCAGGAGGCGAGGCTGCCTTCCCTGCATTGTATGGAAATGAGGGCGAGACGAGCGGCCTCCCGCAGCCTTCGGCCTCCCGGAGCCTTCCCTCGCAGCCTGCGGCCTGGCAGAGGCAGCGCAAAGCCCACACCGAGCCCCGCACTGCGGGCTGGCAGCCGCCACGCCGGGCTGTCTGCGCCGGGCTGACAGCTCCTCCCGGGGCCATGGGCTCTGTCCCACCGCCTCTTCTCTGTCTGGGGCGCAGCTGCGTGGAGCCGAGGGGTTGTTTTTCCGAGCAGAGCTGGCCAGCCGAGCCGCTCATCACAAAACCTGCGGCGTGTCCGCGCGTGCAGGCAGATCCCCCGGCTGTGCGCGCCCGCCGCGCTCCCTCCACCCGTCCGACCTTCTGTCTTGGTCGTTTCTAGGAATTGCAGCTGTTGACAGCAGCTGGATGTTCCTTCTCAGAGCCGAAGGAGGGGCCCTGGGCCGCGGCCAGGCCGTCCATAGGCTCCGTGCACAAGCGTTGCGCAAGGCAGCCCCGGCCGCTCGGCtccatgctgctgcttcccatttGGGGCCCCCCAGCTGCCCCGCACGGCCCCGGTCTGGCTGTTCCCCGCTGCTGGCTGTGTCTGGGAGCTTCTGCCGGGGATTTGGGGGAGCAGAGTCCCACGGGGCGCACAATGGGGCCTCACGGGGACGGTGGCAGGAGCCAGGTGTCCCTGGTGGGCATCCCCCTCCTGCCATCCCCTCTGGGGTGCCCACCAGCGGGGTGGCCAGGACCGGGGGGTGCTGAGCCACCTGCTCCCAACCCTAAtgattttttccatgaagaCAGGCTGCTGGGATGCCCGGTAACATGAGGCTGGCGGAGCAGCATCCCGGTGCCACCTCCCGGTGCCGTTCACGGTCACCCCCCCCCTTCCTGGTGGCCTTGCCCGGTTTCCGGAGCCCGGGGTCCCGCAGCGCCTCCCGCCGCGCCTGACTTTTGGCCCAGAGAGGCCCCGCGGGAGCACAACAATATTTGCGCACCTAAAAGTGGAAGGATCGATCCCGCGGCCGTTGTGCAACTTGTTGACGAGCGGGCAGTGCGGAGTTACAGGAGGGCACGCCGCGCCGGCGGGTTTGCCTTGCCATCGTATGAGTGCCCTTGTGCAACGCGTCCCATCCGGGCACTGCCGCGGCTTCCCCGGGACCGCGGCTGCTGCTCGGCACCGAGCCCCTGCGGGAGCAACCCCCTGCCTGTTAGGGGGGCTCCGGGGGTGGAGGCAGCGGGGATTGAAGGCCTCGGGCCTCCCTGTTCCACATCCAGGCCTGGGGACCGTTTTATCGCCTTTTCCCTCGGATTCCTCCCCGCGCCGCAGGGTGACGGCGTTGGTCTCCCCGGCTTTGAGGGCAGCGGATGAAAGTGCTGTTATCTGGGGGCTGAAGGGCACCTCCCGAAGTCACACGGATGACGCAGTGGGATCCTTGCTCGTTGCCCCACCCAGCCCTAGATAAATCACCTGCGGCTCGCAATTAAGAGCCGGTTCCTCATCAGCACGGGCAGCAGCCGCTCACCTCGCTCTCTGGATGCCGTCAGAGGCTCCTTGCCCTCAGTGACCCGCAGCCCGGTGCGGGTGCAATGTGCTGCCCTGCGAGCCCGGCACAAAGCCCCCTTAGGGGTCAGTGGGGACCAGCCCAGCCGGGTGTCCCCACCCCACCGCGGTGCCCTGGGGCAAGGAGAGGGGCTGCTTCGGGGCACCGTGGGGTGGGCAGAGCATCGCCTTGGCTCCCCCACCCCGGCGGAGGAAACCCAGGCCCCTTCCCGGCGTGCTGACCCCAGGCAGCGCCCGCGGTGCTCGTGTGGGAGGTGCGGGCCTCCGCGTCCCGGGGCTGCCTTCGCCCCCCGGCACACGCCGTGCTGCTGGCTTCGCGGAAACCAAGCGCCCTTATCCCAGTGCAAACAGGAGCTGGGCCGCATCCCCTCACCCCGCCGCCTGCGGGGCAGACCTCTCGGCCCAAAGCGAGCCCCCCAGCAAACGGAGCCGATCCAGAGGCTCCAGCACTTCTCAACCATCCCGGAGACCGCAACGCCCGCACCGCCTGTGCCAACGGGCGCTGGGCACCCGCTGCCCGTCCCGGCCCCGTGGGGCTAACTGCAGGAGGTCTGCAGCGAGCGGCGGTGCTGAGCAGCCACGTAGCGGGTGCCGCGGGGCTCCTGCACGcccagcccgggggggggggccgtcCTGCTCGGCGCAGCCATGCCAGCCGCGACAGGGAACGCGGAGCCCTCTCGGAGGAACACAGGACAGATTTAATATTGGCCAGAGCAAGGAAACCTCACCCTGGAATACAGCTAATCTCTACGGAAACACCAAACCACTCCTGTTCTGAGCGCTGGCTCTCCACCTATTCTTTCTGTGCCCCCGGCTGGCGCCGGGCGATTTCCATGGCAGCTGGCAAGGGCACGGGGAGCCCGCGGCCCCCCCAGCTGGGTGGTGACCTGTGCCCCGagggagcacagccctgccGGGACCCAGTGGGGTCAGGGCAGCCCCCGCCGTGTCCCAGCGAGGTGCTGCTTTTCCAGACGCGTCCTAATTACCTTCCCAAACATCCGTCCTCGAACGCGGGTTGGAAACCGCCCCGGAGAcggctctgcagcaccagggtGCTCTCCCACAGCACCAGGGTGCTCTCCCAGCTGGCTGTCGCCGTGCTTTGGGACAACGCACACAGCAGAggggtttttttgggggtgtCCCAGGCCGGAGGGCACCGTGCGTGCCCCGGGGCCAGGCAGAGGCGCCCCGTAGCCGTGCTGTGTGTCCTCCCCGGCCGGCGGTGCTGCAGGCGGGTGCTGAGGGCTGCACAGCACCgtgcccgggggctgcggcggggcccGTCCCTGCAACCCGCATCCCCTGCAGCCCGCACAGCGCTGCACGCAAATCCGCAGCCGAA
Coding sequences within it:
- the IP6K2 gene encoding inositol hexakisphosphate kinase 2, translated to MSPAFGAMEVEHYSKGVLLEPFVHQVGGHSCVLRFNDKTICKPLIQREHQFYETLPTEMRKFTPQYEGVVSVSFEEDEDGNLCLIAYPLNGDHDNLENLDNSDCEPKSKLLRWTNKKTMLLENEKISKEWVRQHRKEEKMKSHKLEEEFEWLKKSEVLYYTVEKKGNVSSQFKHHNPWSMKCHQQQLQRMKENAKHRNQYKFILLENLTSRYEVPCVLDLKMGTRQHGDDASEEKKANQIRKCQQSTSAVIGVRVCGMQVYQAGTGQLMFMNKYHGRKLSVQGFKEALYQFFHNGKYLRRELFESVIKKLTELKSVLEKQESYRFYSSSLLIIYDGKERQEVAVDSDPEDLEDLSEESSDESAGAYAYKPTASTVDVRMIDFAHTTCKYYGEDSVVHEGQDTGYVFGLQNLIDIIKEIRDESSE